In a single window of the Planctomycetaceae bacterium genome:
- a CDS encoding GyrI-like domain-containing protein, with translation MKIEIIEVPIQFNLFGLSSTVGNQSYGEVGCRLMDEMWRIVNEAGLKTAGINHWVYFADDRMFVGVEVRNADPAIIPKSLESCEFELGRYSKHLHIGPYQELPQKWQALKAELSARGETVTMPSLEVYGHSCEGDDESEAETAILMALKANGM, from the coding sequence TTGAAAATCGAAATCATCGAAGTGCCGATCCAATTCAATCTGTTCGGCCTATCTTCCACCGTGGGCAACCAATCTTACGGCGAAGTTGGCTGTCGGCTAATGGACGAGATGTGGAGGATCGTTAACGAAGCCGGTCTCAAGACTGCAGGCATCAACCATTGGGTTTACTTTGCCGACGACCGAATGTTTGTTGGTGTCGAAGTCAGAAATGCTGACCCGGCAATCATCCCTAAGTCGTTGGAGTCATGCGAATTCGAGTTGGGTCGGTACTCTAAGCATCTGCACATCGGCCCGTACCAAGAGTTGCCTCAGAAGTGGCAAGCGTTGAAGGCCGAGCTTTCTGCCCGTGGCGAGACGGTCACGATGCCATCCCTTGAAGTTTACGGCCATTCGTGTGAGGGCGATGACGAGTCAGAAGCAGAAACGGCGATCTTGATGGCGTTGAAGGCGAATGGCATGTGA
- a CDS encoding TROVE domain-containing protein: protein MTKFGVTKTSIHDRAFDEQVAHNHVPGRAYNVADPVAKLIHTIGGGFFNEPKYYDSNRSVVDFCTELLSKGRIASTIVDEMGLTEQAREVIETATAVANGDTPEDLLVVAAWARDTKNGLKLRSTPQIMLALAAAYPKTKAFVPKYGRAIMRRADEIRQVFGAFRHLFMSADEDAKSADVKSGRKARGHRGALPHALRKALAVALASQSDAHLLKYNGGDRPTFRDVLMMVGGSKAIGKYLARVTGEERANWPVSKAMFEYLVNDKYADDLPSILDARKRFFETKDAALVSLDLVKEAGLTWENVVSHLGSTRTVWEMCIPIMGEMALTRNLRNFEQAKISRDAWDRVYGRLLSVADTVQLPFRFFSAEREVSSTEAKTVMGKMLDRAVEKVADLPGVTMVLTDNSGSAVGCAISGQSRLRVSDAGNMLAAVLAKRLGRRAVVGVFGDSSMWVSFSQADSCLSIKNKIDSVAQREERSKNGALAIPQYRKGTGVGGGTETGLWFAIDDLTKRQVKVDRMIFLSDLCCYTQGDDGTAKNCGVSLEKYFGKKATMQSMVDRYRQAVSKDCYVYSVNLNGHGQSQLRPGDDRTHLLSGWSEKLLDMIRDIESCVDTSTEQSVEVPTIEVLRSRYRQD, encoded by the coding sequence ATGACAAAGTTTGGAGTGACAAAAACTTCCATACACGACCGAGCGTTTGATGAGCAGGTTGCTCACAACCACGTTCCGGGCCGAGCCTACAACGTCGCCGATCCGGTTGCGAAGCTGATTCACACTATCGGTGGTGGATTCTTCAACGAGCCGAAGTATTACGACAGCAATCGTTCTGTCGTGGACTTCTGCACCGAACTGCTTTCAAAGGGCCGAATCGCCTCCACCATCGTGGACGAAATGGGGCTGACCGAGCAGGCACGTGAAGTGATCGAAACGGCAACGGCTGTCGCCAACGGTGACACGCCGGAAGACCTGTTGGTTGTCGCCGCATGGGCACGTGATACGAAGAACGGCCTGAAGCTGCGCAGCACACCTCAAATCATGCTCGCCCTGGCGGCTGCTTATCCAAAGACAAAGGCGTTCGTGCCAAAGTATGGTCGAGCGATCATGCGCCGAGCCGACGAAATTCGTCAGGTGTTCGGAGCATTCCGGCATCTGTTCATGTCTGCGGATGAAGACGCAAAGTCTGCTGACGTGAAGTCCGGTCGGAAGGCTCGTGGTCATCGAGGTGCCTTGCCTCACGCTTTGCGGAAGGCGTTGGCCGTTGCTCTGGCGAGTCAGAGTGATGCCCACTTGCTGAAGTACAACGGCGGTGATCGTCCGACGTTTCGTGACGTGTTGATGATGGTCGGTGGCTCAAAGGCCATTGGCAAGTATTTGGCACGAGTCACGGGCGAAGAACGAGCCAACTGGCCAGTCAGCAAGGCTATGTTCGAGTACCTCGTGAACGACAAGTACGCTGATGACCTGCCATCAATCCTCGACGCACGAAAGCGATTCTTCGAAACGAAGGACGCTGCACTTGTGTCACTGGATTTGGTGAAGGAAGCCGGTTTGACGTGGGAGAACGTTGTTTCGCACTTGGGAAGCACACGCACCGTTTGGGAGATGTGCATTCCAATCATGGGCGAAATGGCACTCACTCGAAACCTGCGGAACTTCGAGCAGGCGAAAATTTCACGTGATGCGTGGGATCGAGTCTACGGACGATTGTTGTCCGTTGCCGATACGGTTCAGTTGCCTTTCCGGTTCTTCTCTGCGGAACGAGAAGTCTCGTCAACAGAAGCGAAGACCGTGATGGGCAAGATGCTGGACCGTGCTGTCGAAAAGGTCGCTGACCTGCCGGGGGTGACGATGGTTCTGACAGACAACAGCGGAAGTGCCGTTGGTTGTGCAATCAGCGGCCAGTCACGGCTGCGAGTTTCGGACGCCGGTAACATGCTGGCGGCTGTTCTGGCCAAGCGGCTGGGACGGCGAGCTGTCGTTGGCGTCTTCGGTGACAGCAGCATGTGGGTTTCGTTCTCTCAGGCGGATAGTTGCCTGTCGATCAAGAACAAGATTGACTCGGTCGCCCAGCGTGAAGAGCGGAGCAAGAACGGTGCTCTGGCCATTCCTCAATACCGCAAGGGAACCGGTGTGGGTGGCGGAACAGAAACCGGTTTGTGGTTTGCCATCGATGACCTTACCAAGCGTCAGGTCAAAGTGGATCGCATGATCTTTCTGTCCGACCTTTGCTGCTACACGCAGGGCGACGATGGAACCGCCAAGAACTGCGGCGTCAGCTTGGAGAAGTATTTCGGCAAGAAGGCGACCATGCAGTCAATGGTGGATCGTTATCGTCAGGCCGTCAGCAAGGACTGCTATGTCTATTCAGTGAACCTGAACGGACACGGGCAGAGCCAGTTGCGACCGGGCGACGACCGAACACACCTGTTGTCCGGTTGGTCCGAAAAACTGCTGGACATGATCCGGGACATTGAGTCCTGTGTAGATACTTCAACGGAACAGTCTGTCGAAGTACCAACCATCGAGGTTCTGCGATCACGTTATCGGCAGGATTGA
- a CDS encoding VOC family protein, which yields MRNQIHEVFPYLRVRDANAAIEFYRKAFGAVEDFRMSEPSGRIGHAELKFGETTVMFSDEYPEYRIQGPEAFGGTGSSIHLHVDDVDAMTEQAVSAGAKLIMEPKDQFYGERAAKVLDPFGHEWLLGSHIEDVSREEMQRRFDEMMGQPSEDGGCN from the coding sequence ATGAGAAATCAGATTCATGAAGTTTTTCCATACCTTCGTGTCCGGGATGCGAACGCTGCAATCGAGTTCTACAGGAAGGCTTTCGGGGCGGTTGAAGACTTCCGAATGAGTGAGCCGAGCGGTCGAATCGGCCACGCCGAACTCAAGTTTGGTGAAACAACGGTCATGTTTTCCGACGAGTATCCTGAGTACAGAATTCAGGGACCGGAAGCCTTCGGCGGCACAGGATCGTCCATCCATCTGCACGTTGATGATGTGGATGCGATGACCGAACAGGCTGTCAGTGCAGGTGCGAAACTTATCATGGAACCCAAAGATCAGTTCTACGGTGAACGAGCCGCCAAGGTGCTTGATCCGTTCGGCCACGAATGGCTTCTGGGCTCGCACATTGAGGATGTGTCACGAGAAGAGATGCAACGGCGGTTCGACGAGATGATGGGACAACCATCGGAAGATGGTGGCTGCAACTGA
- a CDS encoding helix-turn-helix transcriptional regulator: MQFGDRVRELREQFGITQKELAQRLNVSASYVNKVEKGRLHFGDYPSAKFIHKIAAELDADEDELLLLADKVPEAILRRIQERPEAFRRIAEMDEKELDRFLEQYGTRG; encoded by the coding sequence ATGCAATTTGGCGACCGAGTTCGAGAGTTGCGTGAGCAGTTCGGCATCACGCAGAAAGAACTGGCTCAGCGTCTCAACGTCAGTGCCAGTTACGTCAACAAGGTGGAGAAAGGCAGACTCCATTTTGGCGACTACCCGTCCGCCAAGTTCATCCACAAAATCGCCGCCGAACTCGACGCTGACGAAGACGAACTCTTGCTGCTGGCGGACAAAGTGCCAGAGGCGATTCTGAGACGGATTCAGGAAAGGCCGGAGGCGTTCCGAAGAATCGCAGAAATGGATGAAAAGGAATTGGACCGCTTTCTTGAACAGTATGGAACTCGTGGGTAG
- a CDS encoding YdeI/OmpD-associated family protein, with protein MMITDIDEYFENGCGRCERFATADCSTRKWNRGLTELRRICLNAGLEETVKWGHPCFMHGGRNVVILGALRNDFRISFFNAALMKDPEGVLEKQGPNTQHADMIRFTENAQIAEMEPVLLKYLEEAMSYAEAGIKPPKEERTIELPDELVDALASDPELADAFHGLTPGRQRSYVINLNSAKTPKTRVSRIAKFRNKILAGKGAMER; from the coding sequence ATGATGATTACGGATATTGACGAGTATTTCGAGAATGGGTGCGGGCGTTGCGAGCGCTTTGCCACCGCAGATTGTTCGACACGAAAATGGAACCGTGGACTGACCGAGCTGCGCCGAATCTGCCTGAACGCAGGGCTTGAAGAGACCGTCAAATGGGGACATCCGTGCTTCATGCACGGAGGCCGGAACGTCGTCATTCTTGGTGCCCTGCGAAACGACTTTCGAATCAGCTTCTTCAACGCCGCCCTGATGAAAGACCCCGAAGGCGTCCTGGAGAAGCAGGGACCGAATACTCAGCACGCCGACATGATTCGGTTCACCGAGAATGCGCAAATAGCGGAGATGGAGCCCGTCTTGCTGAAGTATCTGGAAGAAGCGATGAGCTATGCCGAGGCAGGCATCAAGCCGCCAAAGGAAGAAAGAACAATCGAGCTGCCCGACGAGCTTGTCGATGCACTGGCATCTGACCCCGAACTTGCCGACGCTTTTCATGGCCTCACGCCGGGGCGACAGAGAAGCTATGTGATTAACCTCAACTCGGCGAAGACGCCGAAAACACGAGTGTCACGCATCGCAAAATTTCGAAACAAGATTCTTGCCGGTAAAGGTGCGATGGAACGATGA
- a CDS encoding glycerophosphodiester phosphodiesterase family protein produces the protein MNRSLLLIVLLATCGVTSGGVGAAEPLIVAHRGLLRHAPENTLANFRACLELRLGFEFDVERTQDGHLVCIHDSTVDRTTNGSGKLSDLTLAQIRDLDAGSWFGPKFSGEKVPTIEEVLRLIAEYEQHDILIAVDLKAENVGPDVVRLAEKHNVLHRLLFIGRTISEPELRKQIRETFAKAQTAAVANNSDEFPSALAATNAGWVYFRFLPTTEQIKAVHRANRKSFIAGPSVAGNLPENWQHCADVGIDAILTDFPLELRQEMKDR, from the coding sequence ATGAACAGGTCGCTTTTACTCATTGTCTTGCTGGCTACTTGTGGAGTCACTTCGGGAGGTGTTGGTGCTGCCGAACCATTGATTGTGGCTCACCGTGGCCTGCTGCGCCACGCACCTGAGAACACACTGGCCAACTTTCGAGCCTGTCTCGAACTTCGGCTGGGATTCGAGTTTGATGTCGAGCGGACACAGGACGGCCACTTGGTTTGCATTCACGACAGTACCGTAGATCGGACCACCAACGGCAGCGGCAAGCTGTCTGATCTGACATTGGCTCAAATTCGTGACCTCGATGCAGGCAGTTGGTTTGGTCCCAAGTTTTCCGGTGAAAAGGTGCCAACGATTGAGGAAGTTCTGAGATTGATTGCGGAGTACGAACAGCATGACATACTCATCGCCGTTGATCTGAAAGCAGAGAATGTCGGACCGGATGTGGTCCGGCTGGCCGAAAAGCACAACGTGCTTCATCGCCTTCTGTTCATCGGCAGAACGATTTCCGAACCGGAATTGCGGAAGCAGATCAGAGAAACCTTTGCGAAGGCTCAGACTGCCGCCGTTGCCAACAACTCCGATGAGTTCCCCAGCGCACTTGCCGCAACGAACGCTGGTTGGGTTTACTTTCGCTTTCTGCCGACGACCGAACAGATCAAAGCTGTTCACCGGGCAAACAGGAAATCCTTCATTGCTGGACCATCTGTCGCCGGAAACCTTCCTGAGAACTGGCAGCACTGTGCTGATGTTGGCATAGATGCGATACTGACAGACTTCCCGTTGGAACTCCGACAAGAAATGAAGGACAGATGA
- a CDS encoding AAA domain-containing protein, whose amino-acid sequence MDDELDDFEHDETSDFAEFQPARFSSDLGLPAGDEQQLKDAAVAVRQEFRDSSQWKRLNCKKVSVFAERDRGTIYVVHIGKTVEFDWRWEGAKAFCPDSLDDDPSFSDRFYSEAEYEDDAVWSGEIVEVDEQHGCLFIALDDPEAIPKVGPFFVRPFEFLSVLDAIYNGDEFEEVREHLRARLNASEGDVHPDVLLKANVGLSHLQSWWQHSWNVLWGPPGTGKTWTTGQQIARVLSDKRERILIVSTTNKATDAVALSLGEAAKNVCPGELENETLLRIGKGASYQTFVGRQLDSMLAGTESEVLSRIDGLTQQLRLFDSWEEKALTRKQIGELRTTGNDQSNRIFVDPANRVVVTTAFKAMSFLNDDAIRKMVANGEAPFTTIFIDEAGLISRAAVAALSLLAARRVVLVGDSRQLAPISRISRVLPTRQQTWLASSALSHLEETSDVPTAVHLLSEQRRMHPDVCKVVSSFQYNGVLKTARDRASQESTLSAFLADRSRTLWYVLDDEDCDLASIRASRGPGNRSWVRPITKSVLQKIFSDAGVRRANGLFISPFKAQANVVGEWLAGWGMDSWESSTVHSQQGSEADIVVFDTVNAGSHTWGIVEWKRLVNVAISRAREAVIVLASRAEMDEPYLRPLKRHLTPSVLVKDSDKLTWSESGDQGSADGSMVAESKTAYRSKRKSTGDADNGTQPGCRMGDQFEARKGMKPLFSQEQQRLTNLELDGKPRLVRGVAGSGKSVVLCNWLAKTAKRLQGRKDARIWAVYANRSLHKLLCDSIEAAWEHQSNGQLLDRSPFPWENVDLLHVKDVLSGLLPSVQMTFDQFGFDYDRAAEEFLNRQGNENLLPRCTALFIDEAQDMGPSTLRLLLSVVEQSDESDTNSRSAHIFYDNAQNVYGTKTPKWSDFGLDMRGRSTIMRESFRATRQITELAVNVLCRLSGDTGRHDQQELISLGLLKPTQRNGEDWLETTFSQVEGPKPIYHSFERRGDEMPSVAKHLRHLIEVDGISPTDICVIYNGSAGRILESQLAPKLAEFGVELSLQKNRSFERKANTLLATTPHSYKGYESEVVVIPCVDLYVAPEGKIVANGLYVAMTRARSLLAIYGINGGSEASRKVSSAIASCVEIQGTAPRVDCEDQE is encoded by the coding sequence ATGGACGACGAACTTGATGACTTCGAGCATGATGAAACGAGTGACTTCGCCGAGTTCCAGCCTGCTCGTTTTTCATCTGACCTTGGGCTTCCGGCTGGTGACGAACAACAACTCAAAGATGCCGCCGTTGCTGTGCGGCAGGAGTTTCGAGACAGTTCTCAATGGAAACGATTGAACTGCAAAAAGGTCAGTGTGTTCGCTGAGAGAGATCGGGGTACGATCTACGTCGTCCACATCGGGAAGACTGTCGAGTTCGACTGGAGATGGGAAGGTGCGAAAGCCTTTTGTCCAGACTCGCTGGATGATGATCCGAGTTTCTCGGATCGATTCTACTCGGAAGCCGAATACGAAGATGATGCCGTCTGGTCGGGCGAGATTGTCGAGGTGGATGAGCAACACGGTTGCCTGTTCATTGCGCTCGATGATCCAGAAGCGATTCCCAAGGTTGGCCCCTTCTTTGTGCGTCCGTTCGAGTTCCTGTCAGTGCTGGATGCCATTTACAACGGTGATGAGTTTGAAGAAGTTCGGGAGCACCTTCGGGCAAGATTGAATGCTTCCGAAGGCGACGTGCATCCCGACGTTTTGCTCAAGGCGAATGTTGGTCTTTCTCATCTGCAAAGCTGGTGGCAGCATTCGTGGAACGTTTTGTGGGGACCACCCGGAACTGGAAAGACCTGGACGACCGGACAACAAATCGCACGAGTCCTGAGCGACAAGCGGGAACGCATTCTGATTGTCTCAACGACCAACAAGGCCACCGATGCCGTGGCATTGTCTCTGGGCGAAGCGGCAAAGAACGTCTGTCCGGGCGAGTTGGAAAATGAAACTCTGCTGAGGATCGGCAAGGGGGCTTCGTACCAGACATTTGTTGGCCGACAACTCGATTCAATGCTGGCTGGTACAGAGTCGGAAGTTCTCTCCAGGATTGACGGACTGACTCAGCAACTTCGGTTGTTCGATTCGTGGGAAGAGAAGGCTCTGACTCGAAAGCAGATTGGTGAACTGAGAACCACGGGCAACGACCAGAGCAATCGAATCTTCGTTGATCCGGCCAATCGAGTCGTCGTGACCACCGCATTCAAAGCGATGAGCTTTCTGAATGATGACGCAATTCGAAAGATGGTGGCGAATGGTGAAGCTCCATTTACGACGATTTTCATTGATGAAGCCGGGTTGATCTCAAGGGCGGCGGTGGCGGCTTTATCACTGCTGGCGGCTCGTCGAGTCGTTCTCGTTGGTGATTCCAGACAGCTTGCACCCATCAGCCGCATCTCACGAGTGTTGCCCACTCGACAACAGACATGGCTCGCCAGTAGCGCCCTGAGCCATCTCGAAGAAACAAGTGATGTTCCAACTGCCGTCCACCTGCTTTCCGAACAACGCCGGATGCACCCGGATGTCTGCAAGGTCGTTTCGTCGTTCCAATACAATGGCGTGTTGAAGACGGCCAGGGACCGAGCATCGCAGGAATCAACGCTCTCTGCGTTTCTCGCAGACCGCTCAAGGACGCTCTGGTATGTCCTCGACGACGAAGACTGCGACCTTGCCTCCATTCGGGCCAGTCGTGGTCCGGGCAACAGGAGTTGGGTTCGACCAATCACGAAGTCCGTGTTGCAGAAAATCTTCTCTGACGCAGGCGTTCGGCGAGCCAACGGGTTGTTTATCTCGCCGTTCAAGGCTCAGGCCAACGTTGTCGGCGAGTGGCTGGCAGGTTGGGGCATGGACTCATGGGAATCCTCGACTGTTCACAGCCAACAGGGCTCCGAAGCGGACATCGTGGTGTTCGATACGGTTAACGCCGGAAGTCACACATGGGGCATTGTCGAATGGAAGCGACTCGTCAATGTGGCCATTAGCCGAGCACGGGAAGCCGTTATTGTTCTCGCAAGCCGGGCTGAAATGGACGAGCCGTATCTTCGCCCTCTCAAACGACACCTGACTCCCTCTGTACTGGTGAAAGACAGTGACAAACTCACCTGGAGTGAGTCGGGCGACCAGGGGTCAGCAGATGGTTCGATGGTCGCGGAATCAAAGACTGCGTATCGATCTAAACGAAAATCGACAGGTGATGCTGACAACGGCACTCAACCAGGCTGCCGCATGGGCGATCAATTTGAAGCTCGAAAAGGCATGAAGCCGCTGTTCTCACAGGAACAGCAACGCCTGACAAATCTCGAACTTGACGGCAAGCCTCGATTGGTGCGTGGAGTCGCCGGGAGTGGCAAGTCGGTGGTGTTATGTAATTGGCTGGCCAAAACAGCGAAGCGTTTGCAAGGCAGGAAGGATGCTCGCATCTGGGCCGTGTATGCGAACAGGAGCCTTCACAAACTGCTTTGTGATTCCATCGAAGCAGCATGGGAACATCAGAGTAACGGGCAACTGCTCGACCGCTCTCCCTTCCCTTGGGAGAACGTCGATTTGCTTCATGTGAAGGATGTGCTGTCGGGGCTGTTGCCCAGCGTGCAAATGACGTTCGACCAATTTGGTTTCGATTACGACCGTGCCGCCGAAGAATTTCTGAATCGGCAGGGGAACGAGAATCTCTTACCTCGTTGCACGGCGTTGTTTATTGACGAGGCTCAGGATATGGGGCCATCAACTCTGCGGCTCTTACTCTCGGTCGTCGAACAATCCGACGAATCGGACACCAATAGTCGATCTGCTCACATTTTTTATGACAACGCTCAGAACGTATACGGCACGAAGACGCCGAAGTGGTCTGACTTCGGTCTCGACATGCGAGGTCGCTCGACGATCATGCGGGAGAGTTTTCGGGCAACTCGTCAGATCACAGAGCTTGCGGTCAATGTGCTGTGCCGACTTTCTGGTGACACGGGAAGGCATGACCAACAGGAATTGATTTCACTTGGGTTACTCAAACCGACACAACGAAACGGCGAAGACTGGTTGGAAACAACATTCAGTCAGGTTGAAGGGCCGAAGCCGATCTACCATTCATTTGAGCGACGAGGCGACGAGATGCCCTCCGTTGCGAAACACTTGCGGCACCTGATTGAAGTGGACGGCATTTCTCCAACGGACATTTGCGTCATCTACAACGGCAGTGCCGGACGGATTCTGGAATCGCAACTGGCTCCCAAGCTCGCTGAGTTTGGTGTTGAGTTGTCGCTCCAGAAGAATCGGTCATTCGAGAGAAAAGCGAACACTCTGCTTGCCACGACACCGCACTCTTACAAGGGCTACGAATCCGAAGTCGTCGTCATCCCTTGTGTCGATCTCTACGTCGCCCCCGAAGGCAAGATCGTCGCAAACGGGCTGTACGTGGCCATGACTCGTGCTCGCTCACTTCTGGCGATCTATGGCATCAACGGTGGCTCAGAAGCAAGCCGAAAGGTCAGTTCGGCAATCGCTTCATGTGTGGAGATTCAGGGGACAGCACCGAGAGTGGATTGTGAGGATCAGGAATGA
- a CDS encoding alpha/beta hydrolase — MSILDHPAISGAYLFPQPRSVADPFVVQVNGAELACYRKVVDPENLTLVHFHGNSECVADYVPYIADAFGDLGFNMLFVEYREYGASTGKAQLVAMLGDGEAAIKAAGLEPKDVVVFGRSIGSLYAIELAYRQLNIAGLIIESGIADPAERFLKYADLSSAGFDEADVRAEVRRHFDHEQKLHSYENPLLILHTENDGLIDISHAERNLQWADSGQKQLVRFPQGNHNTILSHNFDKYMKAVESFIEVVQE, encoded by the coding sequence ATGAGCATTCTCGATCATCCGGCCATCAGCGGCGCTTATCTGTTTCCCCAGCCAAGGTCTGTTGCCGATCCGTTTGTGGTGCAAGTGAATGGTGCTGAGTTGGCGTGTTATCGGAAGGTTGTTGATCCAGAGAACCTGACTCTGGTTCATTTTCACGGCAACAGCGAATGTGTTGCTGATTACGTTCCTTACATCGCAGATGCGTTCGGTGATCTCGGATTCAATATGTTGTTCGTTGAGTATCGGGAATACGGAGCCTCAACGGGGAAGGCTCAGTTGGTCGCCATGCTGGGTGATGGCGAAGCTGCGATCAAAGCCGCCGGTCTGGAGCCGAAGGATGTTGTTGTATTTGGGCGATCAATCGGCTCGCTGTATGCGATTGAACTCGCATATCGACAACTGAATATCGCAGGGCTCATCATCGAAAGTGGCATCGCTGACCCGGCAGAACGTTTTCTCAAGTACGCTGATCTCAGTTCAGCCGGTTTCGATGAAGCTGATGTGCGGGCGGAAGTTCGGCGACATTTTGACCACGAACAAAAGCTCCACAGCTATGAAAACCCATTACTGATACTGCACACAGAGAACGATGGCCTGATCGACATTTCTCACGCCGAGCGAAACTTGCAGTGGGCAGACTCGGGGCAGAAGCAACTGGTCAGGTTTCCGCAGGGCAATCACAACACGATCCTGTCGCACAACTTCGATAAATATATGAAAGCCGTGGAGAGTTTCATTGAGGTTGTTCAGGAATGA
- a CDS encoding DUF4287 domain-containing protein, with the protein MAKKPAKKLDGVSDKAVQKATGHVWSEWFAILDKSGAKKWDHREIVAYLKDNYELTDWWQQSVTVAYEKSMGRRAVGQTADTGFQVGVQKALPIDLGQTWSLLASHRGIALWLGKVSRLSLTEGKTCETACGIKGEIRVVKPGNRVRLTWHRPDMKRPATLQIALVGNGEKTSLRVHLEHLPSQKVREEMNSHWRGVLNGLANLAEE; encoded by the coding sequence ATGGCAAAGAAACCGGCTAAGAAACTCGACGGCGTTTCGGACAAAGCCGTGCAGAAGGCAACTGGCCACGTTTGGTCCGAGTGGTTTGCCATTCTCGACAAGTCCGGTGCCAAGAAATGGGATCACAGGGAGATCGTGGCCTACCTGAAGGACAACTATGAGCTAACTGACTGGTGGCAACAGTCCGTCACCGTCGCCTATGAGAAATCAATGGGACGCCGGGCCGTTGGCCAGACTGCTGACACCGGATTTCAGGTTGGTGTTCAGAAGGCACTTCCGATCGATCTCGGTCAAACTTGGTCGCTGTTGGCGTCTCACAGAGGGATAGCCCTCTGGCTGGGCAAAGTGAGCCGCCTTTCGTTGACCGAGGGAAAGACCTGCGAGACCGCTTGCGGAATCAAGGGTGAGATTCGAGTCGTCAAGCCGGGCAACCGAGTTCGTTTAACTTGGCATCGGCCAGACATGAAACGACCAGCGACGCTGCAAATTGCTTTGGTCGGGAACGGAGAAAAGACTTCCTTGCGAGTCCACCTCGAACATCTGCCATCACAGAAGGTTCGTGAGGAAATGAACTCTCATTGGCGAGGAGTGCTGAACGGACTTGCAAATCTGGCTGAGGAGTAA
- a CDS encoding cupin domain-containing protein — MAHFQIRPLADELQPPETGKQSIVLADDANAKVVLFAFAAGDGLTEHVAPLPAIIQIVRGEAFLTVGEESVAAKPGTWIHMAAKTPHSIKAQTPMVMSLTLLK; from the coding sequence ATGGCTCACTTCCAAATCCGCCCACTCGCTGACGAACTCCAGCCACCCGAGACGGGCAAACAGAGCATCGTGCTGGCCGACGACGCCAATGCAAAAGTTGTATTGTTCGCCTTCGCCGCAGGTGATGGACTAACCGAGCACGTTGCCCCACTGCCTGCCATCATTCAGATCGTCAGAGGCGAAGCGTTCCTGACAGTTGGAGAAGAATCAGTGGCAGCCAAGCCGGGAACGTGGATTCACATGGCAGCCAAAACGCCGCACAGCATCAAGGCACAAACGCCGATGGTCATGTCGCTGACGTTGTTGAAGTAA
- a CDS encoding suppressor of fused domain protein codes for MSENHETFTTIRRKAYDELFDSTPSSSFLPHVLFKKPDERFHIDVFVYTLEADSGEIEVAVTNGMSDQRMVDLNAPESGSRRELIQYFPKCTEGHARLLHNLAWLPLFDGFLLDTYHSVAWGETTVPGTPWNNAFFLAPLIKSHQECFCEIEGDPVSFLWHIPISDKERAYKLEHCADALIDRLEAVQLPWVFDEQNRPDLLGDESIRRCRHL; via the coding sequence ATGAGCGAGAACCACGAGACGTTTACGACGATCCGGCGTAAAGCCTATGACGAATTGTTCGATAGTACGCCATCGTCCAGCTTCCTTCCTCACGTCCTGTTCAAGAAGCCCGATGAGCGGTTTCACATCGACGTTTTTGTGTACACGCTGGAAGCAGATTCTGGTGAAATTGAAGTAGCCGTGACGAATGGAATGTCGGATCAACGAATGGTCGATCTCAATGCTCCTGAAAGCGGATCACGCCGTGAATTGATTCAGTATTTCCCAAAATGCACCGAAGGCCATGCTCGCCTCCTGCACAACTTGGCATGGTTGCCGCTATTTGATGGATTCTTGCTCGACACTTATCATTCAGTCGCGTGGGGCGAAACGACTGTTCCTGGAACCCCGTGGAACAATGCGTTCTTCCTTGCCCCACTGATTAAGTCGCACCAAGAATGTTTCTGCGAAATCGAAGGCGATCCGGTCTCCTTCCTCTGGCATATCCCAATTTCAGACAAGGAACGAGCCTACAAGCTAGAGCACTGTGCCGATGCACTAATCGACCGGCTTGAGGCCGTGCAGTTGCCTTGGGTGTTTGACGAGCAGAATCGACCTGACTTGCTGGGAGATGAGTCGATTCGGCGATGTAGACATTTGTAG